From Daucus carota subsp. sativus chromosome 6, DH1 v3.0, whole genome shotgun sequence:
CAGTTGTGTAATTTAAATTTACCCCCACAATCATCTAAACTATCATTCTATCCCACTCCTACTTGTTTTAAACCTGTATCTTTCTCTTTATTTTCCCAGTTCTTTTTGGAACCACCCCCACTCTCTATACTCCTACAATAAGCCAACCCCAAATCTTTACTTTAAGCTCTTTTAAGTATACAATCGTTGTGCCCCTCAGCGCCTGATTGCAAATTTAGCAACTTTACAACAAAGGGTATTATTGCTACTTCTTGCACTTTGTGATTTCTGCATCTCTTTTCATTTCTCATAGTATTATAATTGACTTTATGATCCATGTTTTTCATTATTTACATTGGTTGGCAAGAAAATGTGAGAATAAGGAATATCATTGATGaccctttttatttatttaatacaaGATGTTATCTTTTgagtattttgtttgttttgttggTCCTTTGCTGACTAGAACGAAACCCATTCTTttgataatttgaaacaaataatTGAGGAAATGGGGCTGGGTCGGAGTATGACATTGTGATGTTTAGATTAGAAATTCCCTTCAATGTTAtgtttttatgtgtgtgtgtaatctTTGTGTGATTCAATCTGAAGTATCAAGTTTTTGTCTTTTGCCCAAAACAAGAATTCTGCGCTTGATGGAGTCGGAAATTGGGATCGGATCGGTGAATGAAAGTGTTGTTGTAGATAAAGCGATTGTTGGAGATTTGGTTCTGGGTGTTAAGAAAGAGGAGGGTGAAGGAGATTCTGAAAATGCCGGAATTGCTGTAGAAGGGCTTGACTTGTCTTCTGGGACTGTTTTAGAAAGTAAAATGTCGAACCCTGGTGAGGTTAGTGGGGCTAATTCCAAAAACAGCAAAACTTCCAAGAGGCCTACATTGAATAAAGCAACTACAATGGCTCGTAAGGAAAAGCCAAGCCTTACTCAGAGTAGATCTTTTCCTGCTAAAGGACTTCGTGCAAGTGCTATAAGCAAAAGCGTTGATGGTCACCCGATGCAGTCTAATGCCAAACATTCTGGAGCAAGTAGGTCAAAAGTTGAGGCGCGGTTAGTCAATGGAACAGCTGCTTCAGTTTCTCGGCGAGCATCCACTGGAGTGAGCACAAAGGGAGCAGGAAGAAGTGCTGGTTCAGCATCTATCCGGCAAACTACTTCAGTGTCTTTGCCGAGTGTGCGACAGGCTATGGTATAATTCAGATTTGTAGacttatatacaatttttttggaagaaaattattttttcggTCATTATGTGCCTcttttgttgtttaatgccagtCCCAAAAGCCTGTTTCCACAAATGGAACTGCAACATGCCCTCCACCTGAAGGCTTCTCGTAAGTGGCATCATATGACTGCATATATTGGTCAACTTTGATTGTGTGCATTTAGTGGCACTGTGATGAACTGACACTTTGAAAAAGTGCATCCTATTcgttaaaataaattagttaattgCTCATTGTGTTCGGTTTTTGTAAATGCAGATCAGCTGATCAACCTCCAAATTCTAATAAAGTGACACTGTCTTCTGCCAAGGAAGCTGGCCGTTCTACTAACTCATCGTACTATTTTCTCTCTcatgtttctttaaaaaccCATGGTTCATGTTCCAAGCATGTGTGGTACTTTTAACTTCTACTACACTCATACTGTTATGTTTTCTTGTATTATTGTTAGGAAAGTTGCTGCAGGTCATAGCAGAAGCAGTGTTCTTGGTTTTTCCTCTAGGCTGGAAGAACGCgcggaaaagcgaagagaggtATATTATGCCCATTCATGCACATAACTTACCTTTTTGGATGTCATATAGAACAGATAAGTGACTTTCCTTTTTTTGCCCCAGTTCTTTTCAAAGATTGAAGAGAAGATACATGCAAAGGAAGAAGAGAAAAGTAACATGCAAGAAAAATCAAAGGTGCTCAAGCTGACATTTAACTGTCAAAGTTCATGTTCTTAAGCCTTTTGTTTACATTGTTTATGAGTTCATGCTTCACATTCTGGTTCATTgcaggaaagccaagaggcggAGATTAAGACATTAAGAAAGAGTTTGAAATTCAAAGCTGCACCTATGCCAAGTTTTTATAAAGAACCTCCACCAAAAGTTGAGTTGAAGAAGGTGATCGTCTCACTCTTTGACGCTGTTGATTGATACTTATTGTCTGTCATTATATAATATGTGCCTTCCCACATCTtgacattttaattaaattgtaattgTGAACCCGTACTTCCTTTACTCCTTCATACCTTTCATTTCCATATCTATCTTGTGAAAGAGCTTGATTTAGAAATTCATGATTTTAGCACATTATTGTGCAATTAGTAATCTCCTTATACTTGTCCATTAAGTAGTAGTAAACACTTTCAATAACTATTCCTCACTACATTATGGCTTTCTGTTACAAAAATTATTCGTCGCGGTAAATATTTGCATAATTAAGATTGCTGCTATCACCATTTTTTACCACGGAGCATTAGCATTTCGTTGAATCTGGTAACTTTTATTGTTATGTGACTAGTGCAAAGCACAACTGATATCATATCGCATAAGTTTTCATGTTCTTATTGTTTGTGTTGGCAACTGAAAGTTTATGTCAGTCTTTTTTATCAACCAATTTTAAATGGTCAGATCTTCAGTTGATATTGCGCAACCTTTATCTATAACTATTAGTCTATTACCTGCATGCATGATAACCAAAGAAATCTATGTTGGACTTTGCCTGCCCGTATGACTCTTAGATAGATATAGACATGCCTAATGCTTGTACAAACATTTTAAGTGTCGGGTTTTGCTTGGTATGATTCTGAGAGAATTAATTATTCATAGTATTTgtatgtattttgaaatattatgaacattTAATGGCGCAAGTTCTGCTACAGTGCCTCTTTCCAACATTCAACACTGACACATTCCTAAAAACTTAGGAAATCCAGTTTTCTCCAAGATTTACTTCCTTGACTTTCGTAAACAAAGACGGCAGCATCTAAATTGCAGTGTTTTGACCTCACATTTCCTTTGCCTACCCACTTATTCTTTTATCAGACTCTCACACAGTGTTTTCTTTTGGTGTCCTCTTCACTGTAATAGATGCCCACAACCCGTCCAAAATCTCCAAAGCTTGGAAGAAAGAAAAGCTCAGGTGGTGCAGTAAACTCCTTGGAAGCTGGATCAGGTGCTACCCCTCTATTAAGCAGAGAACATGAGAAGTCAACAAAGAAAACAACTCGGAAATCCCTGTCTAATGTTCATTCAAAGGAATCTGTTGCTGCCAAAACTGCGGGAGAGGACAGTAAGTTGAAACTTAAGGCAGCAGTAGCAGAAGGCAAAGTCGAGAAAGCCAGCGCGAATGAAGACGATGAAAGCAAGCGCCAATCTGTCTGCCCTCCTGACCTTGAAAATATTGGTGGTGAATCTAGAAATATTTCGTCCCAGGATGATGAACTGCTAGTGAATTCGGCGAATCCTCCTGCCCAAGATATTGAAGTGATTGTGAATTCAGGCAGTCCAGAAGTTTCACAGGCCTAGTTTGCTTTTAGAGCTTCAAGAACataattttgatcatttaaagAATTGTACTTAAAAAAggtcttttattattttatggtTTCTTTGAAAAGATATTTACTAGTGTTTATAGCATATGATGTATATCATGTTTTCTTTCTTGTCCAAATTTGGAAGAATTGTTGAAGAACATCTGAAATATGGCAGCTTCATTGTATAATATATTACTGTTCGTTTTCAGCCTCGATGCAGATCCGGATTTTGTAAATTTGTTGCtccttttttttctctctttatTAAGAAGTAAAATATACACAGCTCATGACCATGTTATCGTTGATTTTGGCAATTTTGTATTCAATTCAACGAGGACACGAAATACAGTTAAACCTGTCTGATAAAGTAATAACCTcgcttaaataataaattttgtcggTCTCAGCTTGGGCCAATAtcgcaaaataatattttcgctaaaagtataagataataaaaatttagaaattcattaaaggccctggtaatatatatgtaaggtaataattcatgaattatatatatatataatgtaaatgaattcaaaattcaatcccttttaaaatatgaatctatAGTAGCTTGTTTCTTCTTTCCACGACAAAAACTAACCTCATCCTTGACTTTATGTAAAGGATAAATAACTCCGGTATATTTTGCTCATGTTGTAACATGTATCTAGTGCATGCATGAATTTCGttttgggttaattatctagttgatcactgaagtgggtttaatgttatcaagttggtcactaaaTGGGTtaattaagcccacttcagtgaccaactagataattaacccatttagttttcacatatgattaattagtataaaagtaattttaaatcaaatacatTGCATTTGACTGATTCTTGTTTTTAAAGATAATGAAttatgatttcaaaaaaaaaatgatataatttataaacatatagaaattcggtaagataataaaatatcactttatcgataaagtaatgaaatattattatatcgataaaataataaattcggtaaagtaatatattttccCGGTCTGAAGGTATTACTTTAAACAGGTTTAACTATAGTCCAATTTCCGAATATTCCTCCAGATAATGATAAGGGCTAAAAGATCTTATTTTAGTTCCTGTttccaaaataaataattttagctATGGTTCGATTTCGATCATTCCCTAGTAATTATTATCTCGCAAGTCATATAAATTTCAACCTCTTAAACTAATTTATGCATTGATATTATCCGATGACTTTAGGTGGCATATAGTACGATGCGAAATTGAAATATCCGAAATACAATACAGGAAAGCaatcttaattttaaaactGCAACCCGTCATTGGAAAAAAAGGGATGAGATATCGGCCCCagaaaaatccaaaatatcgtTAATCTTTGATTGAACTTTGTGCTGATACagcaacatatattttaaacttattaaagTTACGCCAACGATTAAGCTTTTCAGTAAAAGAATGTTACAGTGTAGAAATGAAATGAAACTGGTTTTTTTACATTGTAGCAGCTATAAGTTATGTAGGTATTGccaaatcaatattaatattactgTACATTATTGTCAATTCTTCTAGCGTCTCCTTGCAATTGACGTGTTCTTGTAGATTCGTAGTGGTTAGATTATAAGTACTcatacaattatatatgttacataCATGTTCAACCTGGAAGTGAAGACTAAGGAGACTAAATATTGGTTGTTGGGTTGTATGTTTGTGCAGGTGATGATTGGACCGGCATGCAGGCTTGGATTTCTGGAAGCATTTACCTACTTGCATTATCAAACGAAAGGAGTACTCCTCTGTTAACTTGTTTTTATACTGTTATCTTTTAGTTAGATTGTTAGAAGCACTCCGGTGTTTAGTGTTTACTAGATAATTGTGATACCTCCGCGATTAACCGGCGGGAGTAGTAACCAGATGCTGGAGACTTGTGTGTTGAACACGGAGGAGGCTTGCTTTTCTTCTCCATTTCTTAGGTATAAGAAGACGGCTGGTCCTGAACATGAAAGCGATAGTAACATACGtccatcaaaaaaaaaacattgaatGTGAAAAATTCTATAAATAAGTAATTTTCTGCTAAAGGATATTGTAACACCCTCTGTATGCATCAAAAACTTAGGATTAAGTCTGTCCAATGTATACTACTGACATACGTATGTCAAAGAATCATACccatataacaaatatataggTGGAGGCATTTGAATGTATACTACTGACATACGTATGTTAGGAATCGAATccatataacaaatatataggTGGAGGCAGGCACCATGACTGGAGCTACTAGCTAGCATGGGTGAAcggagcaaagaatgaaacatgATCATTTTGGAATCAGTCAACACTTGCACAAGCTGAAGGGGCTTGTGGCCAAAAGTGGCTTCTTACTAATTATACCTTTCTTCTTCCATCAACTGCACACATGTGAAGCATCTTTTAACTGTGTCACACTAATCATATCATTCTTCTCTTTCTTTACATCCTATTTGCATCCTTTTGAATCGGTTTAATTGTATGTGTGATGTTAAAAGAACAAAAAGTGGCAGTAATAATGTAGTTTGTAGGCCCAGTCAAGGACTTGTCCAAGTGCTTTTGCTATATGGGCAGGCCTGGCCCAATCTACCTGTCACTATTTAGCCGTTTCACTTCTAAATGGCCCATTAAGAGTAGAGTCATGTGTATTTGAAGAAAGAACATATGATAAGTCAGATTGTGTTCCCCACAATTATTACTTTTCACTACAATTTATATTCAGGCAGAGTGGCTAGTCCCCTCCCAGCTGTTGAAGCTCATCAATCATTCATCCAATCAGCAACATATAACATGGTAAAATAATATGCAATCTCTCTTCATTCTTTTCTTCAAAGCTAAATTAGCTTCTCTTATTTCTTCAATCAGAAATAACAATTATTGTGACACTGATACTTTTTTTTACTATTGTATCAACTTTCTTTTCTTCCAAGCAATAGAATAAATACTTGGCACCTTCTGAATAGTACCATCTACCCACCTGCTTTTATTTACCAAAGACACTACACCGGCAACACAATTaacaaacaatataaaaaagaCCGAGCGGGCGGTCACCGCCACCGGCCATCTCCGTTCCTCCAAACATGAGAGTATAAAATAACAATTCCAAGAATATAAAGAATAATGTAGCTAGTGTTATATTGACTCACAGGCTACTGATGCACAAACAGTAGtgttaaaaacaaaacaaaaatactaGAAAGAACACACACCTGCCAGATACAGAGTACCAAAACATGTTCTTCGAGGATTTTTATATTTGTGCATACACAGAAGAAgaggcaaaaaaaaaaggaaaaaacaaacataaataCAACAAAAAATTGATGAGTAATTACAGTATTTATAACCAAAGAAACTTATATATCTTTTGAGGGTTCACTTCAATGCAAGCAAATCCTTTCCCTTTATTTTTTACTCATGCACCAGGATCATCCTAAAAACTGCGATATCAATTCAACAACGAAACGCTGAGCCATACAGAGGCAGCAGTGTACTAGGAAAATATGAAGATTGGGGGCGCTGATGAATATAATTTACCTTGCTGCATTGCTGTGTTTGGTTATTCCTTGTATTGTAATTTCCTTAAAGTGTGAATTTTCAGTGGCAGCTATTGAAATGAGAATCATGTCCAAATACCCCAAGCATACTACATGTTACTTCCATCAACTTGCCTGTtgtaaacaaaaacaataaaataatgcTTTTAGACAGTTGGCCAggaataaattattaatcacAAGCATTGCCATTCTATATAATATACTGTATGATCAGGCAATTATCATTTTAGTAAACAAAACTGCTTAAAAGTCAGGGCCGCTACATGTTAAGCAGCGTGCTATGATTAACTCTTTTAAGAAAACATACAACAAACCTTGCATACCAAAAGGAAGACTTTGTATAATCATATTGAGGCATCAAATATACACTAAGACTCACTACTGGAATTTCACACAAAATAGACACTTGTTAACTGTTAAGTCTCAAGTATAAGAGTGTGAAGTTGGTGGATGGCTAATAAGCTGACCAAAGTTCAACGGTATTTAACATGTAAGTTCTCTAGATTCTTTCAGTTTCAGTTTAAGAAATTAAAGAAATTTACAAGTAAATAGAAGAAAACAAAGACCATGAAGAAATGCAATTGgaaaaatttcaacaatttaaGAAGCAAATGTAAATCATTTCCATTAGCATAAACATGATAAGACTTTTGAAGACTGTTCGTAAAATAAAGCATCGAAAAAACAGGCTACTTGTTAGGGTTGAATTTTATGTAACAGAAGGAAAATGGATCGCAGCTGAACTAGACTGGATCAGCCATATGACCGGTACTTGATCTAGCAAAACAGATAAGCACCATTCATACGCAAAGAACTCTAAAATGGCAAATTCCTACTGTAGTATTAGCAGGTGCCTCGCCAATCCTTAACCAAACCATTTATCCAATGCTACACATTATTCAGCAACACAGAAATGGTCCAACCCATATCCTTATGGATAATAAACCAAAAGTCAAAAGTAAAAGGCAACTATAATACaataattaattgaaatatGCTACCTAACACATATAAACCATGGTTTTCCAGAACATAAAACAACATTCATGATGAGGCAAGACTTAATTGGCTTGTTGTTAAAAAATTAAgcattaaaaataaacaaaattcacATACAACATAAGATAAACAGCCAGCCAAAGCCCATGTCCATTTTGCGaatttatattaaaagcaaaaaggAGGAATGATATGCACTGTGCACAActcaaaataatattagttGACCCATCACCACCACTACCAAAATCAATCAACATCATATTCGGCTATTCGCTGCAATCCAGCTATAGCTTGTAATTAGCATCACCTACAGTACACATAATTCCGGGATAACAAGATTTCGCACAATTAACTACTGAATTCCCTCAATTTCCACCAGAAACAGAACTTAATTCTACTAATTAGCACATAAATAGTAAGACACGGACTTAATTCATAAAATCAATCCATACCAATCAAGCTGATCATCCCATCGAACATCTATTAGTTAGATTACTAAAACTCTATCATGTAAAATCCAGGCACATTTGTGCAACGCCATAATAGAATTTTAAACTAAAGAAACAAACCTCTTCTCGGTTTAGCAGCAACTTTACTCACAGCAGGAACAACTTTCTTAGCCGGCTTCGTCTCCTCAACTGgaaacaaaaccccatcaatcCCCTGAACCGAAATCCTTCCATCTATATAAATATCAGGATCAAACAAATACGCAGAACCCTCCCCTTGTCCAAACTTAACCGACCCATCAGCCTCCTCAGCAACAACCTTATGAGGCAATCTCAAAGTATCGTAATTCACCTTCCCAAATCTCCTCACAGAATTATACATACTCTCCTCCGTCTGATACTCGGGTATCAAATGATAATACATTATCTGTTCCGGGGCACCAGGCTCACTCAACTGATCAGTAGTCAATTTCGCCATTGCCTCATCATTCGGTGCCAACACAGTTAATACATACCCCTCTGAGACTAATCTCCCCATTTCCGAAGCTAGCGAAgtcaaattcactaaaatatCTGCCATTTCATTATAACCACCGTAATGCAGCAATGTCTGAATAAAATCCTTCACCTGAGACTCCCCATCGAAATGATGCTTAGCTCCACCAGGCCCCGGAGCTGGCGCTGGAGCAATCGAAGGCCCCGGAGCCAACGCATCATAAACCGGTAAAACCGGTGGGGCGCCGACAGGAACCGGAGCCGGTTTCTTCAACCGGTTAGTTCTCGGGTCAACTTCCGGAGCCCCTTCGGGTAAAACAGCCGAAATGGATCTCAAACTCCTCCTAGCATTAAAATCCTCTTGCACAGATCTAGGAACCAACAGCCTCTCAATCCCATGGATGACTCCGTCGGGTCGGGTCACATCTTCGGGTCGGGTCACCCTCGCGTCACCGACAAAAAACTCACTCTCTTTGCCCAAACTCAACGCCAAATGCATCTCATCCTCTCCACACAGCGTCTTATGCTGAACCGGCCAATGCACCGAATTGACTCGGCTCGGCACAATATGAAACATCAACAGCTTCTGCAACGACTTCAAGTTCCTCGGTTCAAGTAAAAACCGCTTAAACTCCGGGTCAATATTCCGCTCCAACGCCTCATTCTGCGGCGCAAATATAGTAATATTATGCTTCGTCACCGCCTTCTCTAGGGTTTGCAGAAGCAGCGCCTTCTCAACTAACTCGGACAGCTCAGTGTAGCGCGAGTCGAGCAGAGCAACCAGGACCGAGTTGGAGTTGATTTGCGTGGGCAATgcggagagagatagagagagatgggagagaaagaggagagagagaaaggCGCCATAGATCTGAGAATCCATGGCGCTAGTGAGAGATGGAGATGAAGACTTGTAGATGGAGGAGAGAACAAGTACgagtaattttattaattttaactaGTGCCTTTTTGGGgcttctctctctagaaatggAGAGCTGtgactttctctctctacttcaCATGTGAATAATAAATAGAGTCCAACAAGCTAAACAGTGAGTTTGTGCGTATATATAGTATGTGGCAGGAAGTCATGTGGGTTAGAAATATGTAACGGTTACGGTTTACTCGTATAAAATGTGATTGTACTTCTTTCATTTATCTTATCTTTCAGTATTTAtactttttcaaataaatattgcacataaatattgcacataaaaaattataaaaaataagaggGAGACAAAGTAATAATTAACTACATTTTTGATGGATTTAATAATGATAAAGAAAACACTATTTTACCAATGAACAtcacaaaacataaaacattaatgagaaataagatgaaaagaatGCTATACATGAAGTCAAAATGGCGAAGTGCTTTCGATGGGAGTTTAAACATAAAACATTAACGAGCAATAAGAAGAAACAAATTCTATACATGAAATCAAAATGGTGAAGTCCATTCAATGCTAATTTTTATAACTTATCGTCGGTGTAACATTAGTGTGcgtgattaaaatatttaatcaaatataatattttgatatttatatttaaataaatattttgatatttattatttgatgattaaTAAGTTGGCTAAATTATATGTAGTAAGAATTTATGATCCAGATAATTTTTCATACATTTTctaattatcttttatttttaactaaGATACTTTCTTGTTAGAGATGTCCTAGTTAGTAATTATACacgattgaaatttgaaaaaaatatttattcctaaTATGATGCTTGTAAACGGTCTATttcgtttatttttatttttatttagcatAATATCAAGATGGTAATTGAAAATCATTGATAAAATTGGCCTAATAACATATGGGTTTGATGAAATTGGCCTAATAACACATGCGTTTGATGTTCACTTGTATTCGTCGGGCAAGTGGTaagtactactccctctgtctcattttatatgatccttattcttttttgggatatcccaaaaataatgaatttatcATACTTAATATTTTTGAACGCTACTTtgcactattacacccactatttttctccactatctcaaatttattactcTATTAAATACTATTGATAAAtctcaccactttacccactttccaactaaactaattatctttttcttaatctccgtgaaaatcAAACCAACTCATtcattttgggacggagggagtattagtttcTGGGAACGTGAATAAAAACAAGAGGAAGGAGCCAAGGGAAAATGAGAGTTTGGTTTTGGAATACTAGAGTGGAAAGGTGGAGAAGAGTCGCGGTAGTTAAGGCATTGTTTGGAGGGGAGATTTTAGGGCAAGTTTAGTTTTGAACAGGCTGTGTTTGTTGGCGTGTCGGCTGCCTAAACTCTAGTGTCTTTTCTCGGCTTGGCTCGTCTATTTGTTCCAGCCAAACACGGTTTTGTAGCTCCACGAGAAAGTCCAGAGCAAATAAATTTAATGTGGAATATATGAATGTGTGTTCTTTGCGTACTAACAACATAAAGCAGTAATGATGTAATGAAGACTTGAGTCCAATGATTATCGCACTAACAACTTTTTCTGAAGTTTTGTCTTCACCTTCTCATAATCATAATGCTACTGTGTAAATTGAACGCTGGCAAGAGGAAGTTATCTAAACAAGGTTCTAAACGCACATTCAATTAAAGCATCGGCATTATTATTTCAACATTATCGCACTAATTATCTAAATTACTAgtacatttcaaattttttaatcattatttttttttggataatttCGTCATAACctatttgatatatgtttatctctcttttctttattttttctcTCATTTTCCACCTTCTTTgtctcaaaatttattattaaaataataacatgGAACAAAAGAGACTGATGCAAGAAACGCATGACATCTGCTTATAATATAACATTTTACATTTATAGTTATGAAAATTGATGTAACAGGAGCATAATATGTACATATAGTGTAATATGTTTCTAATGTTAACACGTTTAACTAAAGAGGCTCTCTTTAATCCATCACTTTCTTTCTATTGCAGTGCTTGATAATATAATCAGTCAAATGTTATTTGATTATCTTCATTTTCTAGTTTTTTTTCTCCGTCGGCTTCGCTTTGTTTGTAAGATCTAGAGGTACTTGGGATGGAAAAGGAATATGTTATTTGATTATCTTCATTTTCTAGTTTTTTTTCTCCGTCGGCTTCGCTTTGTTTGTAAGATCTAGAGGTACTTGGGATGGAAAAGGAatagaaaaaatttgaaaattcactaccgtattttataaaatttgtatatttgtAAAGGTTTTATCTTTTCAAAGATAAAAATGTTATTGTCTAAAATTTCCGGAAATCTCTTTCTTTCCTATAGAATTAGTGATCTcaattatgatatataataataattaaatacattTTCCTATCAGTTAAATACATTTTCTAGAGCAGATGATCAATTTTTATAGATAAATGAAAATCTGAAAGAAAATCTCGATTCTAATATGTAGCttggaatttatttttattaatgaagtagtcgtcatttaaaaaaaaaatatgtatctacaaatcaaatatcaaatcttattatttgtcaaaaaaataaaaatcaaatcttactatattattaaaatcaaaacattaaaaatttgaccGATCGGTCGGTATTTGGTTTgtcaaacattaaaaaaattaaccgtAACACATTAATTTTTTCAGATCCTAACTAAGGGgctgtttgggtgagtttaaaataagtgcttcttgtttaaaataaataagtggcgTAGAAGTTaggaagcaagataagacttataagtgattaaagtgtttgggaaataagtagaagccctgaaacaaaagctagcattcctaactttttacaagtacttcttaatttattatacaaacgatacaaataagtgcttataacttataatctagaagctggacttataagtcctAAACAAACACCCATTAAGAATTGATTTCCAGCTAAATTTAGAATATAAACcataaatttacaaatattatataatacggGTTATAAACCGGTAAATTCTATATCATGCACATCACTGAGTGAACCAAGTGCTTAAGAGTGTCGGCTGGGTTACTT
This genomic window contains:
- the LOC108227954 gene encoding fasciclin-like arabinogalactan protein 17; amino-acid sequence: MDSQIYGAFLSLLFLSHLSLSLSALPTQINSNSVLVALLDSRYTELSELVEKALLLQTLEKAVTKHNITIFAPQNEALERNIDPEFKRFLLEPRNLKSLQKLLMFHIVPSRVNSVHWPVQHKTLCGEDEMHLALSLGKESEFFVGDARVTRPEDVTRPDGVIHGIERLLVPRSVQEDFNARRSLRSISAVLPEGAPEVDPRTNRLKKPAPVPVGAPPVLPVYDALAPGPSIAPAPAPGPGGAKHHFDGESQVKDFIQTLLHYGGYNEMADILVNLTSLASEMGRLVSEGYVLTVLAPNDEAMAKLTTDQLSEPGAPEQIMYYHLIPEYQTEESMYNSVRRFGKVNYDTLRLPHKVVAEEADGSVKFGQGEGSAYLFDPDIYIDGRISVQGIDGVLFPVEETKPAKKVVPAVSKVAAKPRRGKLMEVTCSMLGVFGHDSHFNSCH
- the LOC108224230 gene encoding protein WVD2-like 4 — translated: MESEIGIGSVNESVVVDKAIVGDLVLGVKKEEGEGDSENAGIAVEGLDLSSGTVLESKMSNPGEVSGANSKNSKTSKRPTLNKATTMARKEKPSLTQSRSFPAKGLRASAISKSVDGHPMQSNAKHSGASRSKVEARLVNGTAASVSRRASTGVSTKGAGRSAGSASIRQTTSVSLPSVRQAMSQKPVSTNGTATCPPPEGFSSADQPPNSNKVTLSSAKEAGRSTNSSKVAAGHSRSSVLGFSSRLEERAEKRREFFSKIEEKIHAKEEEKSNMQEKSKESQEAEIKTLRKSLKFKAAPMPSFYKEPPPKVELKKMPTTRPKSPKLGRKKSSGGAVNSLEAGSGATPLLSREHEKSTKKTTRKSLSNVHSKESVAAKTAGEDSKLKLKAAVAEGKVEKASANEDDESKRQSVCPPDLENIGGESRNISSQDDELLVNSANPPAQDIEVIVNSGSPEVSQA